Proteins from a genomic interval of Ptychodera flava strain L36383 chromosome 7, AS_Pfla_20210202, whole genome shotgun sequence:
- the LOC139136214 gene encoding metabotropic glutamate receptor 7-like isoform X1, with protein MMKCGRHVILAVMCCWLLCDMRIMASPSLSEYTPDYVVNGDMMLLGLFELRTNSEHGYCDVIRADEMWKMHRMLYSVDQINRQMWTLPNISIGAKIIDTCGKNQTRIVEEVDRQFVDGECSLSSLVDGTVVGIIAAPSVDLGLAYGKHSHTVPMVSFGKMCPEYSGVACVSLNSVYDTDEAEAIAAVAEKLDWTYISVVYEDSFPKTLLNQRLMQEARKRGICIATLTVVPSRNADVTPSFYDSVVDNLMRTPNARAVVLFLEEESVLNLLEAATRANKDGYFVWIGNEDAMRNFSVAEGAISFRSRPNARDVEFDEYMEEVYGDGFGCILESDENRAATSKERCSGQVIVHKGSSHFGSTYLIEDAVVSLAKVFDRLTANDDGTLACESPKTKIMDQLSGMRNIGSDFIGDTRTTDYDIINLQRQDDDASGDYTWVKTAEFIGGTVTFLEDQRIKFSDGKSTVPKSVCSLPCKAGFRAVFPFQESCCWVCVLEP; from the exons ATGATGAAGTGTGGTAGACACGTGATATTAGCGGTGATGTGCTGTTGGCTGCTTTGTGACATGCGCATCATGGCCTCTCCGAGTCTGTCTGAGTATACTCCGGATTACGTCGTCAATGGCGATATGATGTTGCTCGGTTTGTTCGAACTGCGCACCAACAGTGAGCATGGCTACTGTGACGTAATCCGAGCTGACGAGATGTGGAAGATGCACAGAATGCTATACAGTGTCGACCAGATCAACAGACAAATGTGGACACTTCCAAACATTTCAATCG GAGCTAAGATCATTGATACGTGTGGCAAGAATCAGACACGGATAGTCGAAGAGGTTGATCGTCAATTTGTAGATGGAGAATGTTCACTGTCCTCCCTCGTGGATGGCACTGTAGTTGGCATAATCGCAGCGCCCTCTGTCGATCTTGGGCTTGCCTATGGCAAACACTCTCACACTGTTCCGATGGTAA GCTTCGGTAAAATGTGTCCAGAATATTCAGGCGTGGCCTGCGTCTCATTGAACAGCGTGTATGACACGGACGAGGCTGAGGCTATAGCTGCCGTGGCTGAAAAACTAGATTGGACTTATATCTCTGTCGTGTATGAGGATAGCTTTCCAAAAACTCTGCTCAACCAACGACTCATGCAAGAAGCCAGGAAGAGGGGTATCTGCATAGCAACCTTGACAGTTGTGCCGTCACGCAATGCTGACGTCACCCCGTCATTTTATGACAGTGTTGTCGATAATCTAATGCGGACACCGAATGCAAGAG CGGTGGTTCTGTTTCTTGAAGAAGAGTCTGTTCTTAACTTGTTGGAAGCAGCGACGAGAGCCAACAAGGACGGTTATTTTGTTTGGATTGGGAACGAGGACGCAATGAGAAACTTTTCCGTCGCAGAAGGCGCCATTTCATTTCGTTCTCGTCCCAACGCCAGAGACGTTGAATTCGATGAATATATGGAAGAGGTCTACGGAGATGGTTTTGGTTGTATACTTGAAAGCGATGAGAACAGAGCAGCAACATCGAAGGAGCGCTGTAGTGGTCAAGTTATCGTTCACAAAGGAAGCTCTCACTTCGGGAGCACGTACTTGATCGAGGATGCTGTAGTCAGCCTTGCCAAGGTATTTGATAGGCTCACCGCGAACGACGATGGCACACTAGCCTGCGAATCACcgaaaacaaaaatcatggaTCAGCTTTCCG GAATGCGCAATATTGGTTCGGATTTTATCGGCGATACTCGCACAACCGATTATGACATCATCAACTTACAGCGACAAGACGATGACGCATCGGGTGACTACACTTGGGTGAAAACGGCAGAATTCATCGGGGGAACAGTCACCTTTTTGGAAGATCAAAGAATTAAATTCTCCGATGGAAAGTCGACAGTTCCAAAGTCTGTCTGTAGTTTGCCCTGTAAGGCTGGTTTCCGCGCTGTTTTTCCGTTCCAGGAATCTTGCTGTTGGGTCTGCGTGCTTGAGCCCTAA
- the LOC139136214 gene encoding metabotropic glutamate receptor 7-like isoform X2 → MMKCGRHVILAVMCCWLLCDMRIMASPSLSEYTPDYVVNGDMMLLGLFELRTNSEHGYCDVIRADEMWKMHRMLYSVDQINRQMWTLPNISIGAKIIDTCGKNQTRIVEEVDRQFVDGECSLSSLVDGTVVGIIAAPSVDLGLAYGKHSHTVPMVGFGKMCPEYSGVACVSLNSVYDTDEAEAIAAVAEKLDWTYISVVYEDSFPKTLLNQRLMQEARKRGICIATLTVVPSRNADVTPSFYDSVVDNLMRTPNARAVVLFLEEESVLNLLEAATRANKDGYFVWIGNEDAMRNFSVAEGAISFRSRPNARDVEFDEYMEEVYGDGFGCILESDENRAATSKERCSGQVIVHKGSSHFGSTYLIEDAVVSLAKVFDRLTANDDGTLACESPKTKIMDQLSGMRNIGSDFIGDTRTTDYDIINLQRQDDDASGDYTWVKTAEFIGGTVTFLEDQRIKFSDGKSTVPKSVCSLPCKAGFRAVFPFQESCCWVCVLEP, encoded by the exons ATGATGAAGTGTGGTAGACACGTGATATTAGCGGTGATGTGCTGTTGGCTGCTTTGTGACATGCGCATCATGGCCTCTCCGAGTCTGTCTGAGTATACTCCGGATTACGTCGTCAATGGCGATATGATGTTGCTCGGTTTGTTCGAACTGCGCACCAACAGTGAGCATGGCTACTGTGACGTAATCCGAGCTGACGAGATGTGGAAGATGCACAGAATGCTATACAGTGTCGACCAGATCAACAGACAAATGTGGACACTTCCAAACATTTCAATCG GAGCTAAGATCATTGATACGTGTGGCAAGAATCAGACACGGATAGTCGAAGAGGTTGATCGTCAATTTGTAGATGGAGAATGTTCACTGTCCTCCCTCGTGGATGGCACTGTAGTTGGCATAATCGCAGCGCCCTCTGTCGATCTTGGGCTTGCCTATGGCAAACACTCTCACACTGTTCCGATG GTAGGCTTCGGTAAAATGTGTCCAGAATATTCAGGCGTGGCCTGCGTCTCATTGAACAGCGTGTATGACACGGACGAGGCTGAGGCTATAGCTGCCGTGGCTGAAAAACTAGATTGGACTTATATCTCTGTCGTGTATGAGGATAGCTTTCCAAAAACTCTGCTCAACCAACGACTCATGCAAGAAGCCAGGAAGAGGGGTATCTGCATAGCAACCTTGACAGTTGTGCCGTCACGCAATGCTGACGTCACCCCGTCATTTTATGACAGTGTTGTCGATAATCTAATGCGGACACCGAATGCAAGAG CGGTGGTTCTGTTTCTTGAAGAAGAGTCTGTTCTTAACTTGTTGGAAGCAGCGACGAGAGCCAACAAGGACGGTTATTTTGTTTGGATTGGGAACGAGGACGCAATGAGAAACTTTTCCGTCGCAGAAGGCGCCATTTCATTTCGTTCTCGTCCCAACGCCAGAGACGTTGAATTCGATGAATATATGGAAGAGGTCTACGGAGATGGTTTTGGTTGTATACTTGAAAGCGATGAGAACAGAGCAGCAACATCGAAGGAGCGCTGTAGTGGTCAAGTTATCGTTCACAAAGGAAGCTCTCACTTCGGGAGCACGTACTTGATCGAGGATGCTGTAGTCAGCCTTGCCAAGGTATTTGATAGGCTCACCGCGAACGACGATGGCACACTAGCCTGCGAATCACcgaaaacaaaaatcatggaTCAGCTTTCCG GAATGCGCAATATTGGTTCGGATTTTATCGGCGATACTCGCACAACCGATTATGACATCATCAACTTACAGCGACAAGACGATGACGCATCGGGTGACTACACTTGGGTGAAAACGGCAGAATTCATCGGGGGAACAGTCACCTTTTTGGAAGATCAAAGAATTAAATTCTCCGATGGAAAGTCGACAGTTCCAAAGTCTGTCTGTAGTTTGCCCTGTAAGGCTGGTTTCCGCGCTGTTTTTCCGTTCCAGGAATCTTGCTGTTGGGTCTGCGTGCTTGAGCCCTAA
- the LOC139136215 gene encoding uncharacterized protein, protein MIRKASLVLLFATVYQYYIFVGLCQSTVSENSQCLNRRDDCYKDNSCSYTFTLPRSDGEDCPALRDTLMDLQRVKTRLEEQQLRLDEQERRLEEQQRLINKLDGATHKDMCSTIGGISLKFENHLDLTTATSDITETGKIWSFDSFTLNNTYLWWFQ, encoded by the exons ATGATTCGTAAAGCATCGCTGGTGTTATTGTTTGCTACTGTATACCAGTACTATATCTTTGTGGGATTATGTCAGTCAACAGTGAGTGAAAACTCTCAATGTCTGAACCGCCGTGATGATTGCTACAAGGACAACTCTTGTTCCTACACGTTTACATTACCTCGGTCAGATGGGGAGGACTGTCCAGCACTCCGTGATACACTCATGGATCTACAGAGAGTGAAAACACGTTTGGAAGAGCAGCAACTCAGACTGGATGAACAAGAAAGACGGTTGGAAGAACAGCAACGACTTATCAATAAATTGGACGGAGCAACGCATAAAG ATATGTGTTCGACGATCGGTGGCATCAGTCTGAAGTTTGAAAATCATCTCGACCTGACAACTGCTACTTCTGACATCACAGAAACTGGTAAAATATGGAGCTTCGATTCCTTCACATTGAACAACACATATCTCTGGTGGTTTCAATAA
- the LOC139136216 gene encoding uncharacterized protein isoform X2: MISKALLVLFFATVYQCYFFLGLCQSTVSENSQCLNRRDDCYKDNSCSYTFTLPRSDGENCPALRDTLMDLQRVKTRLEEQQLRLDEQEIHLEEQQLRLDGQERLLEEQQRLINKLEEKTYDYMCSTIDGISLKFENYLNLTTGTSDITETSKILSFDSFTLNHTYLLVVTLKELYVYQVFGGGVLQKVQNISSVGSYGHWNSMSGTGSFELNGQYFFILNSYGPHSLGVYRWDGTQLVEDDIISSRYPIYDGLKWSFFESTFYNENFLANAFVSVGDVVETEPSLVYKLNGSQFVYLQEIDTLKNTLDVSVF, encoded by the exons ATGATCAGTAAGGCACTGCTGGTGTTATTTTTTGCAACTGTATACCAGTGCTATTTCTTTTTGGGATTATGTCAGTCAACAGTGAGTGAAAACTCTCAATGTCTGAACCGCCGTGATGATTGCTACAAGGACAACTCTTGTTCCTACACGTTTACATTACCTCGGTCAGATGGAGAGAACTGTCCAGCACTCCGTGATACACTCATGGATCTACAGAGAGTGAAAACACGTTTGGAAGAGCAACAACTCCGACTAGACGAACAAGAAATACATTTGGAAGAGCAACAACTTAGACTCGACGGACAAGAAAGACTGTTGGAAGAACAGCAACGGCTGATTAATAAATTGGAAGAAAAAACGTATGACT ATATGTGTTCAACGATCGATGGCATCAGTCTGAAGTTTGAAAATTATCTTAACCTGACAACCGGAACGTCTGACATCACAGAAACTAGTAAAATATTGAGCTTCGATTCCTTCACGTTAAACCACACATATCTTCTGGTGGTTACACTGAAGGAATTATACGTTTATCAAGTATTTGGTGGTGGAGTGTTACAGAAAGTACAAAATATATCATCCGTTGGCAGCTATGGTCATTGGAATTCAATGTCTGGTACAGGGTCTTTTGAACTAAACGGACAATACTTCTTCATCCTTAATTCCTATGGACCTCACAGCCTTGGTGTTTATAGGTGGGACGGAACACAGCTTGTAGAGGATGACATCATCAGTTCACGCTATCCAATTTATGATGGATTGAAATGGTCATTTTTTGAAAGCACATTCTACAACGAGAACTTTCTGGCGAATGCTTTTGTTAGTGTAGGAGATGTTGTAGAAACTGAGCCTTCTTTAGTTTATAAGTTGAACGGAAGCCAGTTCGTTTACTTACAAGAAATTGATACTTTGAAAAATACACTTGATGTTAGTGTTTTTTGA